In Monodelphis domestica isolate mMonDom1 chromosome 3, mMonDom1.pri, whole genome shotgun sequence, the following proteins share a genomic window:
- the C3H18orf32 gene encoding UPF0729 protein C18orf32 homolog has protein sequence MVCIPCIVIPVLLWVYKKFLEPYVYHLISPLVSRLWPKKSLQERSIEKQDKGDCKIAGTNGISTPEPTESCNKKID, from the exons ATGGTGTGCATTCCTTGTATCGTCATTCCTGTCCTCCTTTGGGTCTACAAAAAATTCCTGGAGCCATATGTATATCATCTAATTTCACCTCTTGTTAGTCGTCTATGGCCTAAAAAAAGTCTACAAGAACGCTCTATTGAAAAACAAGACAAAGGAGACTGTAag ATTGCAGGCACAAATGGAATCTCTACACCAGAACCAACAGAAAGCTGCAACAAAAAGatagattaa